Within the Dechloromonas denitrificans genome, the region CATATCGCCACTTCCGCCGAAATTTCCAAGGCGGCCGCCGGTCGCGCACTTGATGCCACCGTTGCTGCCGTCACGGAAGCCCTGAAGAATGGCGACACCGTCAGCCTGATCGGTTTCGGCACTTTCTACGTTGGCGAGCGTGCAGCCCGCACCGGTCGCAATCCGCGCACCGGCAAAACGCTGGAAATCAAGGCCGCCAAATCACCGAAATTCCGTCCGGGCAAGGGTCTGAAAGACGCGCTGAACTAAGCGCGTCCGGGTGCTTAGCTCAGTTGGTAGAGCGCTAGCCTTACACGCTGGATGTCGGGGGTTCGAGCCCCTCAGCACCCACCAGAACTCCTGAAAAGGACACACAAACCCCGCTCTCGTAGCGGGGTTTGTGCTGAAAGAGAGTGGCCAATGACTCCAGCATCGATGCACAGCGACCAGGACAAAAAAGGGGATGCATTAAAGACCCAGCGATTTCAGATGCTGGAGGACATCGCCAAGGAGCTCTCGGGCGAGGTGATTTTCCCCACCTATTTCGATGCTGTCATGCGCCTGCGCAAGGTTCTCCAGGATCCGGCCCAGAGCATTTCCGGAATCGCTGCGGCGGTTGCCATCGAACCCCTGATCAGCGCCAAATTGCTGCATCTGGCCAATTCCGTAGCCTTCAATCCGCAAGGCAGGGAAGTCGTCGATCTCAAGTCGGCAATTGCCCGACTCGGCGTCAACGCCGTGCGCACCGCAGCACTGTCCATCGTCATGACCCAGTTGTTGCGCGCCAAGGGCATGGCCGCCTTCTCCGAGATAACCCATGCGCTCTGGGAGCATTCCATCCGCACCGCAGCGGCCGCCCGCATCATTGCCAAGACGGCGAGTCGCCTGAATTCCGACGAAGCCATGCTGGCCGGCCTGATTCATGATCTTGGCGCGTTCTACATGCTCTACCGCGCGACGCAATATGAAGAATTACGGGAGCGCCCGGATAGCGTCAAGTACCTGATCATCCAGTGGCACGAAAGCATCGGCGCGTCACTGCTCAACGCCATCGGCATTCCCGAGGAAATCGTCGACGCCACCATTGACCACGACCGGATTCGCCCCACCCCGGACCCCATCCGCAACCTGCAGGAAGTGATTTACGTGGCCAACATGCTGGCTGACGGCCATTTTGAATGGTTGATGCAGGATCAGCAGAAATCCCCGGAAGAATTAACCGTGCTGAATGAAAAATATGGCCACCTGATTCCTGAAATCGATGCCCTGGCCAAGGAAATGCACGCCAGTTTCAGTTGAAATTGCGCGTGCCAACCCACCTTAGTCTTTCCGGCCGTGTCCGGTTTTAACTTGGGTCGATGCCAGGATGCCACGCAGGATGTTGATTTCGTCCTTTTCCAATCGAACGCGACCGAACATGCGGCGCAATTTGTGCATCAAACGACCTGGTTGGGCCGGATTAAAAAACCCGGTATCGGTCATCACCGACTCCAGATGCCCGAACAAGCCCTCAACTTCGTCCAGACTGGCCGTCGGCGAAACGAACGGAGTAACCCCCTGGCCGGCAACCGGCGGTCGCTCGGAAAACGCTGCCATGCGGCATTCGTAGCACAACACCTGCACTGCCGAACCAAGATTGAGCGAGCTGAAATCCGGATTGGTCGGTATCGTCACCGCCGCCTGACAATGCAGGATTTCCTCATTGCTCAGACCAACCGTTTCGTTGCCGAAAACCAGTGCCACATCCCCGTGTTCCGCTTCGGCCAGCAGACGGGCAACCGTTTCGCGCGGCTGGCCGATTGCCGGCCCGAGATCCCGCTGCCGTGCCGATAGCGCTACGGCAAATACGCTTCCGGCAAGGGCTTCAGCCAGCGACGCGGTTATTTTTGCCTTTTCCAGCAGGTCGACCGCACCGGTCGCCCGCGTATCGGCTTCCGGATCAGGAAACTGCTTGGGCTGCACCAGATACAAACTGGACAAGCCCATCGTCTTCATGGCCCGGGCCACCGCGCCGATATTACCCGGATGGCTAGGACGGCACAGGACGACTCTGATACGTGAAAGAAGGCTTTCCGGGTTCATAGTGTAAAATTCGTTCTTTCAATATAAATCGGGTGGCTTCTGCCACCCGATAGCTCTTTAAAGCCATGCATCCAGCCCTGAATATCGCCATCAAGGCGGCGCGCCGCGCCGGCCAGATCATCAATCGTGCTTCCAACGATCTCGACCTGCTGAAGGTTTCGACCAAACAGCCCAACGATTTCGTCACCGAAGTCGACAAGGCTGCCGAAGCCGCCATCATCGAGACGCTGCAGGAGGCCTACCCAGCGTACGGCATTTTAGCAGAGGAGTCCGGCGAGACGGCCGGCAAGGGTTCGGGCGACAGCGAATACCAGTGGATCATCGACCCACTGGACGGGACGACCAACTTCATCCATGGCATGCCCCAGTACGCCGTCTCGATTGCCCTGAGCAAAGGTGGCTCGATCGAACAAGCAGTGGTTTTCGACCCGAACCGCAACGAACTCTTCACGGCCAGCAAAGGCGGCGGCGCCTTCCTCAACGAACGCCGCATTCGTGTCTCGCGCCGCATCAAACTGCAGGGTTCCCTGATCGGAACCGGCTTTCCGTACCGCATGTTCGACAAGATCGACACCTACCTTGCCATCTTCAAGGAACTGTCCCAGAAGACGGCCGGCCAAAGGCGTCCGGGGGCAGCCTCGCTCGACCTCGCCTATGTTGCATGTGGCCGTTTTGACGGCTTCTGGGAATTCGGCCTGTCGCCCTGGGACATGGCCGCCGGCGTGCTGCTCATTTCGGAAGCGGGCGGCCTGGTCAGCGACCTGCGTGGCGAAGCCAACTATCTAGAAACCGGCAACCTGATCGCTGGCACACCGAAGGTTTTCGCCCCGCTACTCAAGGTCGTCGAAAGCCACCTGCCGGAATCGGTGCGCGGCTGAACCAAGCTTTGTTGAGCAAGCCCACTTCCTGCTGCAGGGAGTGGGTATCCAGCAGGATCAAAACACGGCAATCTAATACCGTTGGGTTCCCAAACACCAACGATCGATGGGAACCACAGGAGCGCAATCAATCTGCGCTCCGTCCGCCTTATTCGCCGACGATATCGACGCCGGCCGGCGGTGTGAATTTGAAAGTAGCAGCAGGGAGTACCGGGTTGCGTTCAAGCCTGGAAAAGCGGATATGCGTCGCCTGCCCGAAGCTGTCGTGTAACTCCATGGCCTTCAAGTCACTGCCGACGAAGCCGAGACGCACGCTTTCAAAGCCGCTGTCACTGGTCTTGGGAATCGCTTCGACCCAGGCCATCCCCTCGGCTTCGCCAACATCCTTGAGGGTGAAGTTTTTCTCCAGATCGTTGTTGCCCGAGAGTAGCGCGGCCGGCGACCCGTTGATTGCCTGACCGGCCTTGCGGACAGTGATCTGCTTCAGCTCGGTGTCGTAAATCCAGATTTTCTCGCCATCACCTACCACCAGCTGCGGATAGGGTTTCTGGATATCCCAGCGCAGTTTCCCAGGCCGCGAGATGGCGACCAGGCCGGACGACTGCTGCGGTTTGCGCCCGCCTTTACCGATGACCATTTGGGAAAACTCCGCCTTCAGCGTCCGTGTGCTGCTAAGGAACTGATGGAGTTGATCGACGGCACCGGCCTGAGCCCACTGGGGCAAAACGGCGACTGCTGCGATCGACAGCATTTTCAGGGCAAATTTCATTCAGCTTCCTTGCGGGCCAAAACCTCACGGCCACCACGACCATCCATTGTCGAAACCAGACCGGCTTTTTCCATCGCTTCGATGAGCCGTGCCGAACGGTTATAACCGATACGCAGGTGACGCTGGACCAGCGAAATCGAAGCGCGCTTGTTCTTCAGCACGATATCGACAGCCTGGTCGTAGAGCGGATCGCTCTCGGCATCGTTACTCCCCTCGCCACCCTCGCCTCCTTCTTCATCGTCCCCGGCAGACCCGGTGAGGATGTCTTCGATATATTCCGGCGCACCGGTCGCCTTCAGGTGCTCGACTACGCGATGCACTTCGTCATCGGAGACGAAAGCACCATGCACCCGGGTCGGGTAACCGGTACCGGGCGCCAGATAGAGCATGTCGCCCTGGCCAAGCAGCGCCTCGGCGCCCATCTGATCAAGGATAGTCCGCGAATCGATCTTGCTGGACACCTGGAAGGAAAGACGAGTCGGGATATTCGCCTTGATCAGGCCGGTGATGACATCGACGCTCGGCCGCTGGGTCGCCAGCACGAGGTGGATACCGGAGGCACGGGCTTTCTGCGCCAGACGGGCGATCTGTTCCTCGACCTTCTTGCCGACCACCATCATCAGGTCAGCCAGTTCGTCGATGATGACGACGATGAACGGCATGGTCTTCAGCGGCTCCGGGGTTTCCGGCGTCAGCGTCAGCGGATTGGGGATGTGCTCGCCGCGCTTCTCGGCGTCGCGAATCTTGGTGTTGAGACCGGCGATATTGCGTACGCCCATCGCCGACATCAGCTTGTAGCGCTTCTCCATTTCCGTCACGCACCAGTGCAGCGCATTGGCGGCCTGTTTCATGTCGGTGACGACCGGTGCCAGCAGGTGCGGGATGCCCTCGTAGATCGACAATTCGAGCATCTTCGGGTCGACCATGATCAGGCGGACCTGATCGGGCTCGGCTTTGTAAAGCATCGAGAGGATCATCGCATTGACCCCGACCGACTTGCCCGAACCGGTCGTCCCGGCAACCAGCAGGTGCGGCGTCTTGGCCAGATCGGCAACCACCGGCTGGCCGCCGATATCCTTGCCGAGACAGACCGTCAGAGGACTCGCCATGTCGTTGTAGGGCTTGCTGGAGATGATCTCGGAGAGCTTGACCATCTGCCGCCGGGCGTTGGGCAGCTCAAGCGCCATGCAGGACTTGCCGGGCACCGTTTCGACAACCCGGATCGACACCATGGCCAGCGCCCGCGCCAGGTCGCGCGCCAGATTGACGATCTGCGCGCCCTTGACGCCAACCGCCGGCTCGATTTCATAGCGGGTGATCACCGGCCCCGGCAAGGCTGCCAGAACCTTGACCTGCACGCCAAAGTCGGCCAGCTTGCGCTCGATCAGACGCGAGGTGTATTCGAGGATTTCGGCGCTAACCGTCTCGGTCACCGGCGGCGCCGGATCGAGCAGGTGCAGCGGCGGCAGCTGGCCACCGATGATCGCCTCGGGGAAAAGGGCCACCTGCTTCTCGCGCTCGGCCCGCGCCTCGGCCTTCTTCGAGACCGGCACGTCGGGAGGCGGGGTTTCGATGATGATCGGATCGTGCAACTCGACCCGGCGCTTTTCTTCCTCGACGACAACTTCCCGCTGCTGAGCCACTTCGCGACCGATCTTCCGGTCACGCCAGGCATCGAGCCGGCCGTAGAAAAAAGCGCCAAAGGCTTCCAGCAGCGCCCCCATTTTCTCGAAGGCCCACAGCCAGGACATCCCCGAGAAGACGCTCCAGCCGGCCGCGATCACCGCCAGCAGAAGCAGGGTCGAGCCGGTATAGCCAAGCTGACGGGCGAGCACACGGCTCATCTCGATGCCAAGCATGCCGCCGGGGCTGAGCGGCAATTCAGTCTGCATCGTGTAAAAACGCAAGGCTTCAAGCGACGAACTGGCCACCAGCAGCAGAACAAAGCCGGCCAGCGCGATCAACAGCGAGCGACGATCGCCGGCATCCGCCACATTGAGTTTGCGAAAACCCCACCAGACGGACATGCCAAGCAGCACGATCCACCACCAAGCGGAAAGCCCGAAAATATACAGCAGCAGATCGGCAATCCAGGCTCCGGCCCGACCAGCCGGGTTATGCATGGTTTGCGCGACAACGGCGTGCGACCAGCCCGGGTCTGCCTTGTCGAAGCCCCACAGGGCCATCGTCAGGAACAGCGCAACGGCGCCGACCGCCAACCAGCGCGACTCCTGCAACAACGAGCCGATCTTGTCGGGGAGCGGGCTCGGCGAACTCCGGTCAACCATTCTTGCGCCCATCGTCATGCACCCAGAATGACCACCAGATCGTTCTCGGTCGCGATGTAGCCGCTCAACTCCAGATCGCGCATGACCTTGCTGACCATTTCGCGCGATGCACCAATCATTCTGGCCATATCCTGCTTTGAAATCTTTTTCTTGACGATACGCCGCCCCTCTTCCTCTACCGAGAGATCGAGCAGCAAACGAGCGACGCGGCCATAGACATCGAGCAGCGCCAGACTCTCGATCTTGCGGTCGGCTTCGCGTAAACGGCGGACGAGAATCTGCATCAGCTTCTGTGCCACCTGAAAGTTGTCCTGCAGGCAGCGCTGGAACGCTTCCTTGCTGAGCACCATCAATTCGCAAGGTTCACTGGCGACGACATTGGCCGAACGCGGGCTGCCGTCGATCAGACCCATTTCACCGAAGAACTCGCCCGGCCCGAGCCAGGCCAGGATGATCTCGCGCCCTTCTTCATCGGTATTGGTCACTTTGGCCCGCCCGGTGAGCACGGAATACAACGAATCGGTACTTTCCGCCGCGCGCACGACAAATGCGCCGCGCTCGACACGTTTGCGGACGGAAACCCGGGAAAGTTTTTCCAGTTCGGATTCATCCAGCCCGGAAAACAGCGGCACGTTGCGCAATACAACCAGGCTCAAGCCGAAATTAGCAGCAGACATAAATCAGTTTCCGTTCATGGGGTTACGTATCGATTATAAACTGCTTTCCCAATCAGCACGGGAACTCGGGAAAAATCCGAGGCTCAGAGAAGGCTATAATTTTCCGCTTAACCACGAAAGAGGATCGTCATGTCCCAGCCCGCCCGCCACAATCGTCTCATCATCCTCGGTTCCGGCCCGGCCGGCTATACCGCCGCCGTCTATGCCGCCCGCGCCAACCTCAAGCCGCTGCTGATCACCGGCCTCGCCCAGGGCGGTCAATTGATGACCACTACCGAAGTTGACAACTGGCCGGCCGATGCCGACGGCGTTCAGGGTCCGGAACTGATGGCCCGCTTCGAAGCGCATGCCCGTCGCTTCGAGACCGAAATCCTCTTCGACCACATCCACACCACCCAGCTAACCGATCGCCCCTTCACGCTGGTCGGCGACAGCGGCACCTACACCTGCGATGCGCTGATCATCGCCACCGGCGCCTCGGCCCAGTACCTGGGGCTGCCTTCCGAAGAGAAATTCGCCGGCAAGGGAGTGTCCGCCTGCGCCACCTGTGACGGCTTCTTCTATCGCAACAAGCCGGTCGCGGTAGTCGGTGGCGGCAATACCGCGGTCGAGGAAGCCCTCTACCTGGCCAACATCGCCAGCCACGTCACGCTGATTCATCGCCGCGAAAAATTTCGCGCCGAAAAAATCATGCAGGACAAGCTATTCGAAAAAGAGAAGGCCGGCAAGATCACCATTCTCTACAACAGCTCGCTTGACGAAGTTCTCGGCGACGATTCCGGCGTCACCGGCCTGCGCGTCAAGAATGTGCAAACCGGCGCGACACAGGATGTTGATGTCTTCGGCGTCTTCATCGCCATCGGCCACAAGCCGAACACCGACATTTTCGCCGGCCAGCTCGAAATGGAGGGCGGTTATCTGGTGACGCAGACCGGGCGCCACGGCAATGCAACGCAAACCAGCATCCCCGGGGTCTTCGCGGCCGGCGACGTGCAGGACCACATCTACCGCCAGGCCTGCACTTCAGCTGGTACCGGCTGCATGGCAGCGCTCGATGCCGAGCGCTATCTGGACCAGCTCGCCTGAGTCTCCGGCTTGATCGATCCGGACGATCTTGCAGCCTTTCGGGCGGCAGTGGCCGATACCAAGCCACTGCCGAAGACCGACCGCGTCCACCTGGGCGGGCCAATGCCACCACCCCGCCCGCTGCAACATATTGCCGATGAGCACGCCGCACTGCACGAGAGCCTGTATGGCGCGATCAGCCTGCAGGACCGGCTGGAGGGTGGCGACGAGCCGAACTACACACGAAACGGACTGGCCAGCACCGTGCTGCGTGATTTGCGCCGCGGCCGCTGGGTGATTCAGGATGAAATCGACCTGCACGGCCTGAATCGCGAAGAAGCCAGGCAACTGCTGGCCGAATTCATGGTCGAGAGTCTGCATTACGGCAAGCGCTGCGTTCGGGTGATCCACGGCAAGGGACTGAGCTCACCGCAAAGAACCTCCGTCCTGCGCCAGCTGGTACGCGGTTGGCTGGCCCAAAGGGAAGAAGTCCTGGCCTACTGCCAGGCCAGGCCGCACGACGGCGGCGAAGGTGCGTTGATCGTCCTGCTGCGGGCCCAGAAAGCCCAGCACCGCTAGGCCCTGGCACACCGCAAAGCCTAGTCGCCGCGCGCCAGGGCCTTCTTGAAACGCTCTGGGTCTTCAACTCCGGACCAACCGGTACCGGAATGTTTCTCGGACAAATTAAGGGCCGAATGCAGGTTGAACAGATGAAAGATTTCCATGGCGATGGCTGCCGGAAAACCCTGTCGCCCGGACCTGGCTGGCAACATCAGCTCGTTCAGGTAGACATCGAGTGCGGACTTGCCCCACAGCGCAACGATTTGCCCCAGGATGCGCGGGAATTGCTGCTCGATCTGAGTTGGATAGTATTTCTGCTCAGCCCCCAGCAGGGCCATTAGCTGGGTCCGCAGTTCCGAAACATTGATATCGTTCGAAGTATCCACGGACCTGCTCCCAATGTTCAGACAGCCGCTTCGTTGGTCTCGCCGGTACGAATACGGACGACCTGCTCGACCGGCATCACGAAAATCTTGCCGTCGCCGATCTTGCCGGTCCGCGCAGCCTTGATGATCGCTTCGATGGCGGCATCGACATGCTCGCCATTGACGACGATTTCGATTTTGATCTTGGGCAGAAAGTCGACCACGTACTCAGCACCGCGATAGAGCTCAGTGTGCCCTTTCTGGCGGCCGAAGCCCTTGACTTCAGTGACGGTCAGACCGGATATACCGATTTCCGACAGTGCCTCGCGCACTTCGTCGAGCTTGAAGGGTTTGATGATGGCTTCGATTTTTTTCATGCTCTGCGTATCCTTTAGCTGATTCGGTTGCTCAAAATTCGTCTTGATAACGGTTGGTAATAGGATACCGCCAATCCTTGCCAAAACCACGCGGCGTGATGCGGATACCAACCGGTGATTGCCGCCGCTTGTACTCGGCAATCCGCAGCAAACGAACAACGCGCCTTACGGCGTCTTCCGGCAGCCCGGCCGCGATGATTTCACGCGGACTG harbors:
- a CDS encoding RNA methyltransferase, which codes for MNPESLLSRIRVVLCRPSHPGNIGAVARAMKTMGLSSLYLVQPKQFPDPEADTRATGAVDLLEKAKITASLAEALAGSVFAVALSARQRDLGPAIGQPRETVARLLAEAEHGDVALVFGNETVGLSNEEILHCQAAVTIPTNPDFSSLNLGSAVQVLCYECRMAAFSERPPVAGQGVTPFVSPTASLDEVEGLFGHLESVMTDTGFFNPAQPGRLMHKLRRMFGRVRLEKDEINILRGILASTQVKTGHGRKD
- a CDS encoding DNA translocase FtsK, whose translation is MVDRSSPSPLPDKIGSLLQESRWLAVGAVALFLTMALWGFDKADPGWSHAVVAQTMHNPAGRAGAWIADLLLYIFGLSAWWWIVLLGMSVWWGFRKLNVADAGDRRSLLIALAGFVLLLVASSSLEALRFYTMQTELPLSPGGMLGIEMSRVLARQLGYTGSTLLLLAVIAAGWSVFSGMSWLWAFEKMGALLEAFGAFFYGRLDAWRDRKIGREVAQQREVVVEEEKRRVELHDPIIIETPPPDVPVSKKAEARAEREKQVALFPEAIIGGQLPPLHLLDPAPPVTETVSAEILEYTSRLIERKLADFGVQVKVLAALPGPVITRYEIEPAVGVKGAQIVNLARDLARALAMVSIRVVETVPGKSCMALELPNARRQMVKLSEIISSKPYNDMASPLTVCLGKDIGGQPVVADLAKTPHLLVAGTTGSGKSVGVNAMILSMLYKAEPDQVRLIMVDPKMLELSIYEGIPHLLAPVVTDMKQAANALHWCVTEMEKRYKLMSAMGVRNIAGLNTKIRDAEKRGEHIPNPLTLTPETPEPLKTMPFIVVIIDELADLMMVVGKKVEEQIARLAQKARASGIHLVLATQRPSVDVITGLIKANIPTRLSFQVSSKIDSRTILDQMGAEALLGQGDMLYLAPGTGYPTRVHGAFVSDDEVHRVVEHLKATGAPEYIEDILTGSAGDDEEGGEGGEGSNDAESDPLYDQAVDIVLKNKRASISLVQRHLRIGYNRSARLIEAMEKAGLVSTMDGRGGREVLARKEAE
- a CDS encoding P-II family nitrogen regulator, translating into MKKIEAIIKPFKLDEVREALSEIGISGLTVTEVKGFGRQKGHTELYRGAEYVVDFLPKIKIEIVVNGEHVDAAIEAIIKAARTGKIGDGKIFVMPVEQVVRIRTGETNEAAV
- a CDS encoding HDOD domain-containing protein, whose amino-acid sequence is MTPASMHSDQDKKGDALKTQRFQMLEDIAKELSGEVIFPTYFDAVMRLRKVLQDPAQSISGIAAAVAIEPLISAKLLHLANSVAFNPQGREVVDLKSAIARLGVNAVRTAALSIVMTQLLRAKGMAAFSEITHALWEHSIRTAAAARIIAKTASRLNSDEAMLAGLIHDLGAFYMLYRATQYEELRERPDSVKYLIIQWHESIGASLLNAIGIPEEIVDATIDHDRIRPTPDPIRNLQEVIYVANMLADGHFEWLMQDQQKSPEELTVLNEKYGHLIPEIDALAKEMHASFS
- a CDS encoding inositol monophosphatase family protein; amino-acid sequence: MHPALNIAIKAARRAGQIINRASNDLDLLKVSTKQPNDFVTEVDKAAEAAIIETLQEAYPAYGILAEESGETAGKGSGDSEYQWIIDPLDGTTNFIHGMPQYAVSIALSKGGSIEQAVVFDPNRNELFTASKGGGAFLNERRIRVSRRIKLQGSLIGTGFPYRMFDKIDTYLAIFKELSQKTAGQRRPGAASLDLAYVACGRFDGFWEFGLSPWDMAAGVLLISEAGGLVSDLRGEANYLETGNLIAGTPKVFAPLLKVVESHLPESVRG
- the trxB gene encoding thioredoxin-disulfide reductase — its product is MSQPARHNRLIILGSGPAGYTAAVYAARANLKPLLITGLAQGGQLMTTTEVDNWPADADGVQGPELMARFEAHARRFETEILFDHIHTTQLTDRPFTLVGDSGTYTCDALIIATGASAQYLGLPSEEKFAGKGVSACATCDGFFYRNKPVAVVGGGNTAVEEALYLANIASHVTLIHRREKFRAEKIMQDKLFEKEKAGKITILYNSSLDEVLGDDSGVTGLRVKNVQTGATQDVDVFGVFIAIGHKPNTDIFAGQLEMEGGYLVTQTGRHGNATQTSIPGVFAAGDVQDHIYRQACTSAGTGCMAALDAERYLDQLA
- a CDS encoding Crp/Fnr family transcriptional regulator is translated as MSAANFGLSLVVLRNVPLFSGLDESELEKLSRVSVRKRVERGAFVVRAAESTDSLYSVLTGRAKVTNTDEEGREIILAWLGPGEFFGEMGLIDGSPRSANVVASEPCELMVLSKEAFQRCLQDNFQVAQKLMQILVRRLREADRKIESLALLDVYGRVARLLLDLSVEEEGRRIVKKKISKQDMARMIGASREMVSKVMRDLELSGYIATENDLVVILGA
- the lolA gene encoding outer membrane lipoprotein chaperone LolA, producing the protein MKFALKMLSIAAVAVLPQWAQAGAVDQLHQFLSSTRTLKAEFSQMVIGKGGRKPQQSSGLVAISRPGKLRWDIQKPYPQLVVGDGEKIWIYDTELKQITVRKAGQAINGSPAALLSGNNDLEKNFTLKDVGEAEGMAWVEAIPKTSDSGFESVRLGFVGSDLKAMELHDSFGQATHIRFSRLERNPVLPAATFKFTPPAGVDIVGE
- a CDS encoding Smr/MutS family protein, producing MIDPDDLAAFRAAVADTKPLPKTDRVHLGGPMPPPRPLQHIADEHAALHESLYGAISLQDRLEGGDEPNYTRNGLASTVLRDLRRGRWVIQDEIDLHGLNREEARQLLAEFMVESLHYGKRCVRVIHGKGLSSPQRTSVLRQLVRGWLAQREEVLAYCQARPHDGGEGALIVLLRAQKAQHR
- a CDS encoding HU family DNA-binding protein, whose protein sequence is MNKTDLIDHIATSAEISKAAAGRALDATVAAVTEALKNGDTVSLIGFGTFYVGERAARTGRNPRTGKTLEIKAAKSPKFRPGKGLKDALN